A single region of the Planctomycetota bacterium genome encodes:
- a CDS encoding thiamine pyrophosphate-dependent enzyme, whose amino-acid sequence MMEIRAFEDKVFELLARNVLQGASHVYAGQEAVAVGACSAITERDYATSTHRGHGHCIALGADLKLMMAELCGKATGYCKGRG is encoded by the coding sequence ATGATGGAAATCCGCGCGTTCGAGGACAAGGTCTTCGAACTCCTGGCGCGCAACGTCCTCCAGGGCGCCAGCCACGTCTACGCCGGCCAGGAGGCCGTCGCCGTCGGCGCATGCTCCGCCATCACCGAACGCGACTACGCCACCAGCACGCACCGCGGCCACGGCCACTGCATCGCGCTCGGCGCCGATCTGAAGTTGATGATGGCGGAACTCTGCGGCAAGGCGACCGGCTACTGCAAGGGCCGCGG